One genomic segment of Streptomyces sp. RerS4 includes these proteins:
- a CDS encoding MarR family transcriptional regulator: MTEEKCDGVDRITAQWRAVRPDLDTSPMDVIGRLSRASRLLEAGIKENLAAHGVEPWEFDVLATLLRSGPPHVLSAGELSSAAMVSSAALTNRIDHLVKKGLVERAVDPTHRRRVLISLTDTGRELTHRLVEHHLAGEERQLAGLTTAERDQLTGLLRRVLLTLGDHGEDPAER; the protein is encoded by the coding sequence ATGACGGAAGAGAAGTGCGACGGCGTCGACCGCATCACCGCACAATGGCGTGCGGTCCGCCCCGACCTCGACACCTCCCCCATGGACGTGATAGGCCGCCTCTCCCGCGCCTCGCGCCTGCTCGAAGCCGGAATCAAGGAGAACCTGGCCGCCCACGGGGTCGAACCCTGGGAGTTCGACGTCCTCGCCACGCTGCTGCGCTCCGGCCCGCCTCACGTCCTCAGCGCCGGTGAACTCAGCTCGGCCGCGATGGTCAGTTCCGCGGCGCTCACCAATCGCATCGACCACCTCGTGAAGAAGGGCTTGGTCGAACGGGCCGTCGACCCCACCCACCGCCGCCGCGTGCTGATCTCCCTCACCGACACCGGCCGCGAACTGACCCACCGCCTCGTCGAGCACCACCTCGCCGGCGAAGAACGCCAACTCGCCGGGCTCACCACGGCCGAACGCGACCAGCTGACCGGCCTGCTGCGCCGCGTCCTGCTCACCCTCGGCGACCACGGCGAGGACCCCGCCGAGCGGTAG
- a CDS encoding SgcJ/EcaC family oxidoreductase has product MKVLLTGATGYIGSAVTDHLTAAGHQVVALTRSAEPQPGRSWHAQVVGDTADPASLAGAVTSEIEAVIHLAPPSGDADVDTGVIEALAAPLRGTGRPFVYTSGIWVLGATGEAQEVTEETPTNPIGIVGYRPQIERQVLAEAAEGVRAVVIRPGIAYGRGGGIPALLVERARGQRAPEYYGKEDVRWPMVHVDDLAELFVAAVERAEAGTVWHGVGESAVPVRDVARAAGRAAGVLAAPHAVSVEQAAEVFGPQFADALALDQSISGAAARTALGWRPGRPGAVAELVSGSYRPVEVFGAPDGPETDDEVAAIRRLVAEVEHAQQNELVDRFLSLFRRQDPVWTTGHGKRLSGLEEISAFTRQVLPGATAESTAVYDVERVLFLRPDVAAVNVRQQPILHDGARIADRPEGRPLYILVKEDGTWRVGAAQNTIAVD; this is encoded by the coding sequence GTGAAGGTTCTACTCACCGGCGCCACGGGTTACATCGGCTCCGCCGTCACCGACCACCTCACCGCCGCGGGCCACCAAGTCGTCGCGCTCACCCGCAGCGCCGAGCCCCAGCCCGGCCGGTCCTGGCACGCCCAGGTGGTCGGCGACACCGCCGACCCGGCCTCCCTGGCCGGTGCGGTGACCTCGGAGATCGAGGCCGTGATCCACCTGGCCCCGCCGAGCGGCGATGCCGACGTCGACACCGGCGTCATCGAGGCTCTCGCCGCTCCGCTGCGCGGCACCGGCCGTCCCTTCGTCTACACCAGCGGCATCTGGGTCCTCGGCGCCACCGGCGAGGCACAGGAGGTCACCGAGGAGACCCCGACCAACCCGATAGGCATCGTCGGCTACCGCCCGCAGATCGAGCGGCAGGTGCTGGCCGAGGCCGCCGAGGGCGTGCGTGCCGTCGTCATCCGGCCCGGGATCGCGTACGGGCGCGGTGGCGGCATCCCCGCTCTGTTGGTCGAGCGGGCCCGCGGGCAGCGGGCGCCCGAGTACTACGGCAAGGAGGACGTGCGCTGGCCGATGGTCCACGTGGACGACCTGGCCGAGCTGTTCGTGGCCGCCGTCGAGCGGGCCGAGGCCGGCACCGTCTGGCACGGCGTCGGTGAGTCGGCCGTCCCGGTCAGGGACGTCGCCCGTGCCGCGGGCCGCGCGGCCGGCGTACTCGCCGCCCCGCACGCGGTGTCGGTAGAGCAGGCCGCCGAGGTCTTCGGCCCGCAGTTCGCGGACGCGCTCGCCCTCGACCAGAGCATCAGCGGAGCCGCCGCCCGCACCGCACTCGGCTGGCGGCCGGGCCGGCCGGGCGCGGTGGCCGAGCTGGTGTCCGGCTCGTACCGGCCCGTCGAGGTGTTCGGCGCTCCCGACGGCCCGGAGACCGACGACGAGGTGGCCGCGATCCGCCGCCTGGTCGCCGAGGTCGAACACGCCCAGCAGAACGAGTTGGTGGACCGGTTCCTGAGCCTCTTCCGCCGACAGGACCCGGTGTGGACCACCGGCCACGGCAAGCGGCTGTCGGGCCTTGAGGAGATCTCAGCCTTCACCCGGCAGGTCCTGCCCGGCGCGACGGCCGAGTCCACCGCCGTCTACGACGTCGAACGCGTACTGTTCCTGCGCCCCGACGTCGCCGCGGTGAACGTACGCCAGCAGCCGATCCTCCACGATGGCGCCCGGATCGCCGACCGCCCCGAGGGCCGTCCCCTCTACATCCTGGTCAAGGAAGACGGCACCTGGCGCGTCGGGGCCGCCCAGAACACGATCGCCGTCGACTGA